The region AACTGTTTCAACACTAATTACAGCCTTGAAATCTGCAGGCGCTACACCTCAAGATATTATAGCAATAATACAAACTGCTAGCCCTTATATTTATGGAGAACTGGTGGTGATGTGACAATGAATACAGATAGTATAATCTCAGCTTTAACGTTAACAAGGTCTAGTTATAATAATTCTGATGTCAAAGAGATTACTGAAACTTTTGTTGCAAATATTTTTTCAAAGGTTTTAAACGATATCCAAGAAAATGAACTTATTAAAGATAATAAATTAATTCCTGAATCCAATGCTGAAAAGTGGCTTAAAGAATTAATAAACCTAGAATACGCAAATTTAATAGTAAAACGATCAATGCAACCTTTAGTCCAAGAGATAATAAAAGCTTTCCCTCCTCAAAGATGAATATTAAAGTTTTTTCTAATACTATCAGCATACTGTATTTCTTTTTGTTCTAATTTACTATCGATAACTTTTTCTTTAAAAATCAATTCAAAGCCTTTTTTAAAGGCATTCGCGAGGTTTTCTTTTGTGAAGTTACTATTGTTCAATGATTTAATATCAACAGTATTTTTTTGTAAATAATTTTTAATTTCTTGCTTATTTGAATATTTAAAAGAACTTACATAATCCTCATAATCAAACTCTATAGGAATAGAACCATGCTGTAAAATAAATATATTTGTTCTATATTGAGCACTTCCGACAAATTTTCTTCCATCAATTTTAATTTCATAAACAGAGGGCGCATCATAACATATATCTTTTGTTAACCCTCTTTTTTTTGAGTTTTCTAATTCTGCATTTACTCCCAATAATTTAAAAGATTCTATCAGCGCAGATGATATTTTCAAATAACTCTCTAATAGATTTCCAGATAATGTTGTATTATTTAGATAAGTTGAAAATGAATACGTAAATTCTCTGTTGTGCAAAACAGCCCTTCCACCTGTAGGTCTTCTAACGATGGATATCCCTTTTTTAGCTATATAGTTTAAATCCAAATTCACAGTTTTTTGATGTTTACCAAGAGAGATAGTAGGATTAGTCCATTCATATATCCTTATTGTTGAAACTTTTTCTGAGGAAGAACTATAAGCTAAAGCTAAATCCAACGCCATATTCATTGTACCTTCATGTTTCCCATCTACTATCAATCTAATCATATACTCTCACCAATTGGATATTTCTTAGGAATTCCTTTTTCTCTGGGATATATTTTAGCAGTTTTTTCTAACTTTTTAAAAATTAACAAATATCTTTTCTTTTTACCCCCTTCTATTTCGTATTCAATTATCTTCTCTTGACTGAGCTTAAAAATGTTTAACGCTTTCTGTATATATTCCCATTCATCATGGAAGACATTTGGTCCCTTAAAAAGAGACACTAAGCCCTGAATCTTTACCAAGGGGGTTAAATATTCTAAAGCAATATCTCCTCTTGCTAACGCTCGACATGTTGCATAATCAAAGTATTCACGATATCTCTTTGCAAAATCTTCGACTCTCTCATCAAAAACCTTTACATTCTTCAAATTTAATTCTTCAATAAAACTTTTTATAGCTGCAGCCTTCTTTTTCACACTTTCTACAAGATAGAAAAATTTCTCAGGAAAACATATAGCCCAAACTAATCCAGGTATACCTCCTCCTGTTCCTACATCTACAACCTTTTTTGAGGAAGAGAAACCATTATCACTAAAGATAGGGATTAGAGAATCTAGAATAAGATTCTCATATGCAGAATTTACATCTTTATATGCTGTTAAATTTACAGGATAATTAACCAATAAATTTACATATCTTTCAAGCTTCTTCTGTGTTTCATTAGAAAGTTCCATTGACTTTATACTCCTTTTATGGTAAAATTCTCATAGTAAAGGATTGTGCACAATACTATTTTATCATATTCGGAGACGTAGCCTAATTGGCTAAGGCGTCGGTCTTGAAAACCGATGGGGTTACACCCCGTGTGGGTTCGAGTCCCACCGTCTCCGCCATACATAAACTAAATATTGATACAATAGAAACCTCTTGATTTCAAGAGGTTTTTTTGATAAAAATAATTTCTGAACTTTGCCCTAAAACTAAAGAACCAATTTTTATTGCAAAAAATGCCTATAGAGTGATTTAATAATTATTAGCATGAAAATATATGAAAGAAATTAGTTAATAAATATGATAGAATAAAGATAATTAAGAATATGTGATTAAAATAATTGATGTACATATGTAGAATATTGTGATGTTAGTAGAAATAGTTATGTAGGAGGTTTTATGAGAAAAAGAAGTTGTATAATTACAAATATTGTTTTATTGGGATGGTTTTTTTTAGATATGGTCGGATTATATTTTGGGGAACTTTATCTCGTTACTCGTTCATGGAAAGATGATGGCATCTTCTTTTTAATCTTTCTAATTTCATTACTTTTGTTTATTTTCAAAGAACGAGTTGGAAGATACATATTAACTATATGGTTGAGTATATGGCTAGTTACACAATTTCTCTCTCATGAACTATTCACAATCATAGGAGGTGGAGAAGGAAAGATCCGTTATTTTGAAGGTTCAATAAAATTAATAAATAGTGATATTTTATATATCCCGGATTTATACCATATTATTCTACATGTTCTAATACTTATTGCTTTGGTTACAACATTATTATATTCCTCATCACTTAAAAATAAGATTTATATGACTAAGTCCTAAATAATTCAGATTGGATTTTAGTTGAACATCATTTATACTATATGTAGCAATAAATCAGATAAAATGTAATAAGAATATATGGAATTTATATAAAAATAAAGATGAAATATAAGTTTATGGAAAGAAGAGTTTTCAAATTAATGGAATTTGGCGTTAATTAAGTTAATGCAAAGGGTATTTTAATAATTATTTTAAAAATAGGGGTGAAGTATTTGGAAATAAAAGATTTATTAAAAATAGTTAATGAATCTGATAGAGTCTCAGCTTTGTATGACATAATTGAGGAAGGGACAAGACTATCCACAAAAGCAGCTCAAGTAGAATTTTTGACAACAATAAGACAGATTGAAAAACATCTTAAACCTGGAATGAAAATCCTTGATTTAGGTGCTGGAACGGGACAATATAGTTTGTTTTTTGCAGGACAAGGATTCGATGTAGTTGCAGTAGAGCTAGTAGCAAAACATGTAAATCAAATAAAAGAAAAGATAAGTGAGGAGATGTCAATAGAAGTAATTCAAGGAAATGCTCTAGACTTATCAATAATAGAAGATAAAAGCTATGATATAGTACTATGTTTTGGGCCTTTATACCATTTATCTAAAATTGAAGACAGGATGAAATGTATAAGTGAAGTAAAACGGGTTTGTAAAGATAATGGAAAGATGTTCTTTGCTTTTATTTCAAATGATATGGTTATTACAACGGAAACATTTTTATACAATCCTAACTTTTTACTAGAAGATTTATATAATCGTGAAACTTTTAAGGTTGTTGATTTTCCATTTGTTTTTCATACAGTAGATGATTGTAGAAAGCTATTAAGGGATGCAGAACTAAATATTATTTCAGAAATAGCCGCAGATGGCTTAAGTGAACTTTTTCAAGATAAGATAAATAAAATGGATAATGAAAGCTATGAACAATGGTTAAATTTTCATTTCCATTGCTGTGAGAAACCTGAGTTTTTAGGGACTAGTAATCATTTATTATTTGTAGCAGAGAAGTGATCGTTTGTTATCTATAAAAAATATATATTAAAAAAGCCTTTATAGGTAGGTTCACAATTTAGCGATAATATAATATACCTTTTAGCGTTAATCGAATATTGCTAAATTGTATTAAAATTTAAGTTTATAGACATACATAAACTAAATATTGATACAATAGAAACCTCTTGATTTCAATTTGACAGTTATACACTTTTTTATGATTTTTATAGACTAAATTTTCAATAATACAAATTGCTAATGTTCTAATATTTTAAATTAAAATACCGCCTAATGGCGGTATTTTATTTGCGAATGCTATATTATTTAAAACACTTTTCCAAATCTGTCAAATGGATAAATACGCAAAAAGGTATTTCCAATAATATTTTTAGTTGGTACAAAACCAAAGAAACGACTATCCTGACTTTCAAGTGTATTGTCACCCATAAAGAAGTAGTAGCCTTCAGGTACTTTAATGTTTACTAATCCTTCAGAATCTACATAAATAAGTTCTCTAAGATTAAGTTTTGAAAGTTCTTTTTCATAATAATCTGAAAATAAAAGTGTATCTCTCATTTCTTGGTAAAAAAGAAGAGTTGGTCTTCCAGCAATTAGCCTACCTGTAAAATTGTCTTTATACATAAACAAAATATCAGAGCTCTCGATCTCATATCTATATTTTTCAGGATAAGCTATATAATCGTAAAACATAGGATCCTCAAAAATAGCGTCTCTTAAATAGTAAATATTTTCAAACTCTGGCAATATCTTACCATTTATCTCTAACTTTGAAACTTTGCTTTTGATTTGACTAGGAATATAATCAACATTCCCATAGTAGGTAATAATAAAATCTAGCCACTCAGGTATATCTGTTATTTTGCCCTCTTTTATACCTTTCCAAAACTCATTGGTCACAGGAACCAACCTTAAATTGTCCCCTGATTTACCAACCAATCTTTTAACATATTTGACATGACCTTCGAACTCAGAAGGAGCAAAAAAATCCATAAATTTATCAAAAGCTCTTAGCTGTTCTAAAGCTCGAATATCTACAAATGGTGTCCAGAAAACTATTACTTCTCCTCTTTGTGGTTCTTTATATTGATAAGTAACCTTTTCTACAAATAATCTATCGTAAACCTGGATAGTTGGAACCATAGATGGAGTTGGAACCATCATTGTTTCAAATACAAATAATCTTATTATGGTTCCAAATATAAGAGCGTATATTATGGCGTATATCCAATCTAGAGTTTCATCAATTATTTTCTTTTTAGTAGCCTCCTTCAAAAGGCTCAATCCTTCCTTTCTTTGATCCTTACCTTACCTTTTACATCTCTTAAGTAGTATAATTTTGCTCTCCTTACTTTTCCTTTCTTTAATACATCAATACTACTAACTACTGGTGAATGAAAAGGAAAAATTCTTTCTACACCAATCCTATCTGCACCAATCTTCCTTACTGTAAAAGTTTCTCCTAAACCCGAACCTCTTATTTTAATAACAATACCTTCAAAAGCTTGTATCCTTTCTCGTCTTTTGCTTCCTTCTCCTTCAACTACCTTAACATTTACTCTAACGGTATCCCCGGGTCTTATTTCAGGAATATCTTCTTTTTTAAAATTTGCTTCTACTGCATTTATTAATTGATCCATTTTTAAAACCTCCTGTATATCAGTTTTATATACTTACTTTAGAATTTCTAAAGTCCTTATTATATGTATATTTTGGATTTAATTATTCTAACAAAATACCTCTTCAATCCTAATCCTTACTAATTCTGAATATTTTTAACTTTTTCGGTACTTGTACCAAGGCAGGGAGAGGGCTCCGCCCTGAACCGGTTATAAATTCAAACGCTTACTTTTTAGAAAACTTTAATTTCTAAAGTCCCTAATCAGTTTTTATATTATATCATAATAAATTAATACCATATTTATTATTCTTGAAATACTTGTTCACCTATCAACCTATCTAATGTAATAGCTACAGCAGCCCTTACTGAAAGATGGTTGAAATCAGAATTAATCCTAATTGGTTCTAAATCATAGTCAGTTATTTCTCTTATTTCCTCTGGCATCCCCCAACCCGTACCAAACAATATTAAAAACGGTGATTCACACTCTCTAATCTTTCTGCTCAATTCATCAAATCTTATCACATTTTTTCTTGGTTTTGCAGATGTAAAGACAATCTTAGGCTTTTCAAGTTCTGTTTCTTCTATTACTGAAATTACATCTTCTAAATAACTTTCCATTTTGAAAATGTCTAAGGCATCTTTTCTATTTGGGTTATACTCACTTCCAAAACCTTTGGTCCAATATTCCAAAACTCTATCGACTATTTTTTGTTGAGATGGTAAATTACTTACTAAGAAAAAATTTTTTATATTATAAGCCCTGCATGTCCTTGAAATATCGTGTATATCAAAATTAGTAACTGCTGTTGAAACAATGGAACCATCTTTTTTTAGTATTGGATAATGAATTAAAGCTACATATATTCTATTTAACATTTATAATCTCCTTTGTTCCTAAGCATTTCTTTGAGATAGTTCTTGAATAATTTCTACTAAAAGTTTCTTATCTTCCAAGCTTAACTCTTTATTTATAAATAAATCTGGCCTTTTAAGAATTGTCTTTAAAATACTATCCTTTTTTCTAAATTGCTCAATTTTTTTATGGTCTCCACTTAACAAAA is a window of Defluviitoga tunisiensis DNA encoding:
- a CDS encoding lipoate--protein ligase family protein, which produces MIRLIVDGKHEGTMNMALDLALAYSSSSEKVSTIRIYEWTNPTISLGKHQKTVNLDLNYIAKKGISIVRRPTGGRAVLHNREFTYSFSTYLNNTTLSGNLLESYLKISSALIESFKLLGVNAELENSKKRGLTKDICYDAPSVYEIKIDGRKFVGSAQYRTNIFILQHGSIPIEFDYEDYVSSFKYSNKQEIKNYLQKNTVDIKSLNNSNFTKENLANAFKKGFELIFKEKVIDSKLEQKEIQYADSIRKNFNIHL
- the rsmG gene encoding 16S rRNA (guanine(527)-N(7))-methyltransferase RsmG: MELSNETQKKLERYVNLLVNYPVNLTAYKDVNSAYENLILDSLIPIFSDNGFSSSKKVVDVGTGGGIPGLVWAICFPEKFFYLVESVKKKAAAIKSFIEELNLKNVKVFDERVEDFAKRYREYFDYATCRALARGDIALEYLTPLVKIQGLVSLFKGPNVFHDEWEYIQKALNIFKLSQEKIIEYEIEGGKKKRYLLIFKKLEKTAKIYPREKGIPKKYPIGESI
- a CDS encoding class I SAM-dependent methyltransferase, which produces MKYLEIKDLLKIVNESDRVSALYDIIEEGTRLSTKAAQVEFLTTIRQIEKHLKPGMKILDLGAGTGQYSLFFAGQGFDVVAVELVAKHVNQIKEKISEEMSIEVIQGNALDLSIIEDKSYDIVLCFGPLYHLSKIEDRMKCISEVKRVCKDNGKMFFAFISNDMVITTETFLYNPNFLLEDLYNRETFKVVDFPFVFHTVDDCRKLLRDAELNIISEIAADGLSELFQDKINKMDNESYEQWLNFHFHCCEKPEFLGTSNHLLFVAEK
- the lepB gene encoding signal peptidase I; the encoded protein is MKEATKKKIIDETLDWIYAIIYALIFGTIIRLFVFETMMVPTPSMVPTIQVYDRLFVEKVTYQYKEPQRGEVIVFWTPFVDIRALEQLRAFDKFMDFFAPSEFEGHVKYVKRLVGKSGDNLRLVPVTNEFWKGIKEGKITDIPEWLDFIITYYGNVDYIPSQIKSKVSKLEINGKILPEFENIYYLRDAIFEDPMFYDYIAYPEKYRYEIESSDILFMYKDNFTGRLIAGRPTLLFYQEMRDTLLFSDYYEKELSKLNLRELIYVDSEGLVNIKVPEGYYFFMGDNTLESQDSRFFGFVPTKNIIGNTFLRIYPFDRFGKVF
- the rplS gene encoding 50S ribosomal protein L19, encoding MDQLINAVEANFKKEDIPEIRPGDTVRVNVKVVEGEGSKRRERIQAFEGIVIKIRGSGLGETFTVRKIGADRIGVERIFPFHSPVVSSIDVLKKGKVRRAKLYYLRDVKGKVRIKERKD
- a CDS encoding RNA methyltransferase, translating into MLNRIYVALIHYPILKKDGSIVSTAVTNFDIHDISRTCRAYNIKNFFLVSNLPSQQKIVDRVLEYWTKGFGSEYNPNRKDALDIFKMESYLEDVISVIEETELEKPKIVFTSAKPRKNVIRFDELSRKIRECESPFLILFGTGWGMPEEIREITDYDLEPIRINSDFNHLSVRAAVAITLDRLIGEQVFQE